One genomic window of Rhizomicrobium sp. includes the following:
- a CDS encoding TIGR01777 family oxidoreductase: protein MTSTLLWTLIAVQIALGGFDTLYHHELTERLAWRPSQRRELKLHGARNLIYALLFATLGWSEVHGAPALAVIAFLAVELVITLADFVEEDLSRKLPATERVTHTLLALNYGAILSLLLPVLLGWAGQGTDIVPAFHGLWSLLAAAAAFGVALFGLRDLAASARVARLAPKPAAALVTALPRHRTILVTGATGFVGSRLVEGLAAAGHDVIVLTRKAEKALALRPPFRLVTDLEQIDGATRIDAIVNLAGEPVSGGLWTPRRKRAIVDSRRSMIAGLLRLMARLEHTPAVLVGASAIGWYGLRGDEELAEDAEPAREFFSHESCEIVERETAKARAFGVRVVTLRIGLVLGTEGGLLARLLLPFEFGMGGRIGSGTQWMSWIARDDLVRLIAHAIANEALEGPVNATAPAPVRNADFARALGHALHRPSLMPLPAPPLRLLGDFGKELLLGGQRVVPKKALASGFSFSYPTLPMALESMLGAKLVRDHVVRTEAAHRWGMR from the coding sequence GCGCTCGGCGGTTTCGATACGCTCTATCACCACGAATTGACGGAGCGGCTGGCGTGGCGGCCGTCGCAGCGGCGCGAGCTGAAACTGCATGGCGCGCGCAACCTGATCTACGCGCTGCTGTTCGCGACGCTGGGCTGGAGCGAGGTGCACGGCGCGCCGGCGCTGGCCGTGATCGCGTTCCTGGCGGTCGAGCTCGTCATCACGCTGGCGGATTTCGTCGAGGAGGACCTCAGCCGCAAGCTGCCCGCGACGGAGCGCGTGACGCACACGCTGCTGGCGCTGAACTACGGCGCGATCCTCTCCTTGCTGCTGCCGGTGCTGCTCGGCTGGGCGGGGCAGGGAACCGATATCGTGCCGGCGTTCCACGGTTTGTGGAGCCTGCTCGCTGCCGCTGCCGCGTTCGGCGTGGCGCTGTTCGGTCTGCGCGATCTTGCCGCCTCGGCGCGCGTCGCGCGGCTGGCGCCCAAGCCGGCGGCGGCGCTGGTGACCGCATTGCCGCGCCATCGCACCATCCTGGTGACGGGCGCGACCGGCTTCGTCGGTTCGCGCCTGGTCGAGGGGCTGGCGGCGGCCGGCCATGACGTGATCGTGCTGACGCGCAAGGCGGAGAAGGCGCTGGCGCTGCGCCCGCCGTTCCGGCTGGTGACCGATCTCGAACAGATCGACGGCGCGACGCGGATCGACGCCATCGTCAACCTCGCGGGCGAGCCGGTGAGCGGCGGATTGTGGACGCCCCGGCGCAAGCGCGCCATCGTGGATTCGCGCCGGAGCATGATCGCGGGCCTGCTGCGCCTGATGGCCCGGCTGGAGCATACCCCGGCGGTTCTGGTCGGCGCCTCGGCGATCGGCTGGTACGGGTTGCGCGGCGACGAGGAACTGGCCGAGGACGCCGAGCCCGCGCGCGAATTCTTCAGCCATGAATCCTGCGAGATCGTCGAGCGCGAGACGGCGAAGGCCCGCGCCTTCGGGGTGCGGGTGGTGACGCTGCGCATCGGCCTGGTGCTGGGGACGGAGGGCGGGCTCTTGGCGCGGCTGCTGCTGCCGTTCGAGTTCGGGATGGGCGGGCGCATCGGCTCGGGAACGCAATGGATGAGCTGGATCGCCCGCGACGACCTCGTGCGGCTGATCGCGCACGCGATCGCGAACGAGGCGCTGGAAGGCCCCGTCAACGCCACCGCGCCCGCGCCGGTGCGCAACGCGGACTTCGCGCGCGCGCTGGGCCATGCGTTGCATCGGCCGTCGCTGATGCCGCTGCCGGCGCCGCCGCTGCGGCTGCTGGGCGATTTCGGCAAGGAGTTGCTGTTGGGCGGCCAACGCGTGGTGCCGAAGAAGGCGCTGGCGAGCGGCTTTTCGTTCAGCTATCCGACGCTGCCGATGGCGCTGGAGTCGATGTTGGGCGCGAAGCTGGTGCGCGATCATGTCGTGCGTACCGAGGCGGCGCATCGGTGGGGGATGAGGTAA
- a CDS encoding acyl-CoA dehydrogenase C-terminal domain-containing protein codes for MPVYRAPLDDFRFVLNELLEIDKLRDLPGYGDLTPDLVEDILVNAGKFCEEVIQPINQSGDEEGAHFENGTVRTPKGFKEAYKAYADAGWGGLSAPVELGGSGLPFSITLAVAEMATAANQSFAMYPGLTMAAYGALAALGLPWMREHVAKRMISGEWCGTMCLTEPNCGTDLRLMKTRAVEQPDGTYKLTGTKIFISGGDHDLTDNIIHMVIAKIPDADGQIHDDLSTVNFFMVPKFLVAEDGTVGARNGVSTGGIEKKMGIKAQATCVLNFDEATAWRLGPKPVPPKPGEKRHSSAGMAGMFGMMNTARLGVGVQGIAIGEVAYQNGYAYAHERRVGHALTGPKEPDKPADLEIVHPDVKRMLLHARAFVEGARALAMWTTVNMAVARSARPEAATAGLVADLMTPVLKAFCTDMGFEAANLAMQCYGGHGYIRDNGVEQFVRDGRINQTYEGANGVQAMDLVGRKLGRKGGAAPFALFGQINGWLEENGTDAAMGAYVKGVKRGLENLQNATLWLAQHGLADPNNAGAGAYDYLRLMGIVVTGWMWGRMAKIATARLAAGQGDAAFYKGKLVSAKYWMERMIPECPMLLERIQAGAETVMAFE; via the coding sequence ATGCCCGTCTACCGCGCCCCGCTCGACGATTTCCGCTTCGTGCTCAACGAGCTGCTGGAGATCGACAAACTGCGCGACCTGCCCGGCTATGGCGACCTGACGCCCGACCTCGTCGAGGACATCCTCGTCAATGCCGGAAAATTCTGCGAGGAGGTCATCCAGCCGATCAACCAGTCGGGCGACGAGGAAGGCGCGCATTTCGAGAACGGCACGGTGCGCACGCCCAAGGGCTTCAAGGAAGCCTACAAGGCTTACGCGGACGCCGGCTGGGGCGGCCTCAGCGCGCCGGTCGAGCTGGGCGGCTCGGGCCTGCCCTTCTCCATCACCCTGGCGGTCGCCGAGATGGCGACGGCCGCGAACCAGTCCTTCGCGATGTATCCCGGCCTGACCATGGCGGCCTATGGCGCGCTGGCGGCGCTCGGCCTGCCCTGGATGCGCGAGCACGTCGCCAAGCGGATGATCAGCGGCGAATGGTGCGGCACGATGTGCCTGACCGAGCCCAATTGCGGCACCGACCTGCGCCTGATGAAGACCCGCGCGGTCGAGCAGCCCGACGGCACCTACAAGCTCACCGGCACCAAGATCTTCATCTCGGGCGGCGACCACGACCTGACCGACAACATCATCCACATGGTGATCGCCAAGATCCCCGACGCCGACGGCCAGATCCACGACGACCTCTCCACCGTGAACTTCTTCATGGTGCCGAAATTCCTCGTCGCCGAGGACGGCACGGTGGGGGCGCGCAACGGCGTGTCGACCGGCGGGATCGAGAAGAAGATGGGCATCAAGGCGCAGGCGACCTGCGTGCTCAATTTCGACGAAGCGACGGCGTGGCGGCTTGGGCCCAAGCCGGTGCCGCCCAAGCCCGGCGAGAAGCGCCACTCCTCCGCCGGCATGGCCGGCATGTTCGGCATGATGAACACGGCGCGGCTGGGCGTCGGCGTGCAGGGCATCGCGATCGGCGAGGTCGCCTATCAGAACGGCTATGCCTATGCCCATGAGCGGCGCGTCGGCCACGCCCTGACCGGACCCAAGGAGCCCGACAAGCCGGCCGATCTGGAGATCGTGCATCCCGACGTCAAGCGCATGCTGCTGCATGCCAGGGCGTTCGTCGAAGGCGCCCGCGCGCTGGCGATGTGGACGACGGTGAACATGGCGGTGGCGCGCTCGGCGCGGCCCGAGGCCGCCACCGCGGGCCTCGTCGCCGACCTGATGACGCCGGTGCTCAAGGCGTTCTGCACCGACATGGGGTTCGAGGCGGCGAACCTCGCCATGCAGTGCTATGGCGGCCACGGCTATATCCGCGACAACGGCGTGGAGCAGTTCGTGCGCGACGGCCGCATCAACCAGACCTATGAGGGCGCCAACGGCGTGCAGGCGATGGACCTGGTCGGCCGCAAGCTCGGCCGCAAGGGCGGCGCGGCGCCCTTCGCGCTGTTCGGCCAGATCAATGGCTGGCTGGAGGAGAACGGCACGGACGCGGCGATGGGCGCTTACGTGAAGGGCGTCAAGCGCGGGCTGGAGAATTTGCAGAACGCCACGCTGTGGCTGGCGCAGCACGGCCTCGCCGATCCGAACAATGCCGGCGCCGGCGCCTACGACTATCTGCGGCTGATGGGCATCGTGGTGACGGGCTGGATGTGGGGCCGCATGGCGAAGATCGCCACTGCGCGGCTCGCGGCCGGCCAGGGCGACGCGGCGTTCTACAAGGGCAAGCTCGTTTCCGCGAAATACTGGATGGAGCGGATGATTCCGGAATGTCCGATGCTGCTGGAGCGCATCCAGGCCGGCGCCGAGACGGTGATGGCGTTCGAGTAG
- a CDS encoding aspartyl protease family protein, whose amino-acid sequence MRAPLAGLVVLLLSAPAVAAPITVPFDMIGNQLYVNGTVDGQGPFRFMLDTGAVDIVAQSLTARLGLTPGSGGSVRGAGDATAQSGIVAVPLVNVGGATLAGENFYVLSLDPIEQLAGVHVDGVLGFEFLRRYVTRFDFDSRTITLTDPAKFKADGAGTPMPMTFAHNTPEIAGTYDGIPGTFDIDTGDNGDLTLTTPFVAAHRLRDRPGKHVDVISGYGVGGETYARIMRGGALVLGTVPVGHPVTDLSSNTGGLFGAGAFSGNIGIGVVKRFAMTLDYAHGTLYLAPRGGPVDDIDTYDRTGMAIVPNPAGFEIYAVTPGGPAEAAGIKKGDIVTAVDGAPAAGIALSAIRQRQRNDPPGRTITFRLADGREVPVVLRDQI is encoded by the coding sequence ATGCGGGCGCCGCTGGCCGGACTTGTCGTCCTTCTCCTGTCGGCGCCCGCCGTCGCGGCACCGATCACCGTGCCGTTCGACATGATCGGCAACCAGCTCTACGTCAACGGCACCGTCGACGGCCAGGGCCCGTTCCGCTTCATGCTCGACACCGGCGCGGTCGACATCGTCGCGCAGTCGCTCACCGCCCGGCTCGGCCTGACGCCGGGCAGCGGCGGCAGCGTGCGCGGCGCCGGCGACGCCACGGCGCAGAGCGGTATCGTCGCCGTGCCCTTGGTGAACGTCGGCGGCGCGACGCTGGCCGGCGAGAATTTCTATGTCCTGTCGCTCGATCCGATCGAACAGCTCGCCGGCGTCCATGTCGACGGCGTATTGGGCTTCGAATTCTTGCGCCGCTACGTCACCCGCTTCGATTTCGATTCGCGGACGATCACGCTGACCGATCCGGCCAAGTTCAAGGCGGACGGCGCCGGCACGCCCATGCCGATGACCTTCGCCCACAACACGCCGGAGATCGCGGGCACCTATGACGGCATCCCAGGGACCTTCGACATCGACACCGGCGACAATGGCGACCTCACCCTCACCACGCCCTTCGTCGCGGCGCATCGCTTGCGGGACCGTCCGGGCAAACATGTCGACGTGATCTCGGGCTATGGCGTCGGCGGCGAGACCTATGCGCGGATCATGCGCGGCGGCGCGCTGGTGCTGGGCACCGTGCCGGTCGGCCATCCGGTGACCGATCTGTCCAGCAACACGGGCGGCTTGTTCGGCGCCGGCGCCTTCAGCGGCAATATCGGAATCGGGGTCGTCAAGCGCTTCGCCATGACGCTCGATTACGCGCACGGCACGCTCTATCTCGCGCCGCGCGGCGGACCGGTCGACGACATCGACACCTATGACCGCACCGGCATGGCGATCGTCCCCAACCCGGCCGGCTTCGAAATCTATGCCGTCACGCCCGGCGGGCCGGCCGAAGCCGCCGGCATCAAGAAGGGCGACATCGTCACCGCGGTCGACGGCGCGCCCGCCGCCGGCATCGCGCTTTCGGCGATCCGCCAGCGCCAGCGCAACGATCCGCCCGGCCGCACGATCACCTTCCGCCTCGCCGACGGCCGCGAGGTGCCGGTGGTCCTGCGGGATCAGATTTGA
- a CDS encoding aspartyl protease family protein — protein MRSALAMLTLALTTTTALAASPDEILSANRAATGADAARGKAALVLQFDYAGNGLTGTASGTSDLADGRFEQHFAIGPIKGANGYDGAHVWTKDNSGIVTVQEAGDSVPLAINNAYRNANLWWLPDHGGATIVEDPQKTDGGVTYDVLTVTPKGGKPFDAWFDAKTHLLHRVDEAQANVMTVSTFTNYRAFDGVQEPVDTVISTGDVKYDQHMTLTKAQFLATSDPALYGPPKSAAADFAIAGGAHAVTLPFDLIANHIHAQVKINGTGPYEFIFDTGGVNIVTPELAKALGLKIEGHAEGRGAGEGTVDMSLTHVDKLDIGGATVDNQLFIAFDLDAMYAANGTHMPGMIGYEVFRRFVTTVDYGAKTITLTDPKFFDSKTAGTAIRIAFNGNAAIAEGSYDGIAGKFQIDTGARSALTLDAPFVAANHIGDGATKTVEAVDGWGVGGPSRSRVLRGGVLKIGPSIAVENPVVGMGTDKAGAFADPTIAGNIGGGILKRFVVTFDYANNTMYLKPAAGPIADLDTYDRFGAWFNIDAGGYKVIDLTKGGPADAAGLKVGDVIAAIDGKPVQPAALPDIRQRFRDDAAGTAVTLTVLRDGKPADLKVTLRDQI, from the coding sequence ATGCGCTCCGCTCTCGCCATGCTCACCCTTGCGCTCACCACCACCACCGCGCTCGCCGCGTCGCCGGACGAGATCCTTTCCGCCAACCGCGCCGCGACCGGCGCCGACGCCGCGCGCGGCAAGGCCGCCCTTGTGCTGCAATTCGACTATGCCGGCAATGGCCTGACCGGCACGGCCAGCGGCACCTCCGATCTCGCCGACGGGCGGTTCGAGCAGCACTTCGCCATCGGACCGATAAAGGGCGCCAACGGCTATGACGGCGCGCATGTCTGGACCAAGGACAATTCCGGCATCGTCACCGTGCAGGAGGCCGGCGACTCCGTGCCCCTCGCGATCAACAACGCCTATCGCAACGCCAATCTGTGGTGGCTGCCCGATCACGGCGGCGCGACGATCGTCGAAGACCCGCAGAAGACCGATGGCGGGGTGACCTACGACGTGCTGACGGTGACGCCCAAGGGCGGCAAGCCGTTCGATGCCTGGTTCGACGCCAAGACCCATCTGCTGCATCGCGTCGACGAAGCGCAGGCCAATGTGATGACGGTCTCGACCTTCACGAACTACCGCGCCTTCGACGGCGTGCAGGAGCCGGTCGATACCGTCATCAGCACCGGCGACGTCAAATACGATCAGCATATGACGCTGACCAAGGCGCAGTTCCTCGCCACATCCGATCCGGCGCTCTATGGGCCGCCGAAATCCGCCGCGGCCGATTTCGCCATCGCCGGCGGGGCGCATGCGGTGACGCTGCCCTTCGACCTCATCGCCAATCACATCCACGCCCAGGTGAAGATCAACGGCACCGGGCCCTATGAGTTCATCTTCGACACCGGCGGGGTGAACATCGTCACGCCCGAGCTGGCCAAGGCGCTCGGCCTCAAGATCGAGGGCCACGCCGAGGGGCGCGGCGCCGGCGAGGGCACGGTGGACATGAGCCTGACCCATGTCGACAAGCTCGACATCGGCGGCGCCACCGTCGACAACCAGCTCTTCATCGCCTTCGACCTCGATGCGATGTACGCGGCCAACGGCACGCACATGCCCGGCATGATCGGCTATGAGGTGTTCCGCCGCTTCGTCACGACGGTCGATTACGGCGCCAAGACGATCACCCTGACCGATCCGAAATTCTTCGATTCCAAGACCGCCGGCACGGCGATCCGCATCGCCTTCAACGGCAACGCCGCCATCGCCGAGGGCAGCTATGACGGCATCGCGGGCAAGTTCCAGATCGACACCGGCGCGCGCAGCGCGCTGACGCTCGACGCGCCCTTCGTCGCCGCCAACCATATCGGCGACGGCGCCACCAAGACGGTCGAGGCGGTGGACGGCTGGGGCGTCGGCGGCCCGTCGCGCAGCCGCGTGCTGCGCGGCGGCGTGCTGAAGATCGGACCGTCGATCGCGGTCGAAAATCCGGTGGTCGGCATGGGCACCGACAAGGCGGGCGCCTTCGCCGATCCGACCATCGCCGGCAATATCGGCGGCGGCATCCTCAAGCGCTTCGTCGTCACCTTCGACTACGCCAACAACACGATGTACCTGAAGCCGGCGGCGGGCCCGATCGCCGATCTGGACACCTATGACCGCTTCGGCGCGTGGTTCAACATCGACGCCGGCGGCTACAAGGTGATCGACCTCACCAAGGGCGGCCCCGCCGATGCGGCCGGGCTGAAGGTCGGCGACGTCATCGCCGCGATCGACGGCAAGCCGGTCCAGCCCGCCGCGCTGCCCGACATCCGCCAGCGCTTCCGCGACGACGCGGCGGGAACCGCGGTGACGCTGACCGTGCTGCGCGATGGCAAACCCGCCGATCTCAAGGTTACACTGCGCGACCAGATCTGA
- a CDS encoding ABC transporter substrate-binding protein, producing MARAERMVFSPDDEWQIGATARLCKGAGVTMACRIVSAALVFFCISASVAAAPQRVVSTNLCTDEYVFRLAERGHIAALSFEAGDRHPVVSTIAGKVRGIPQIRPSAETVLNYRPDLVVMFAGTLPRLRAVLDDLHVPVLEVPYDDSLAAIRRTTSRLGEALGARERAAALLARMDGELAAARRAAPRPSVRTLIYEPNGYATSGPVTEELMAIAGLADAAPGYAPTRSGRIPVEEVIAAAPELLIYSGQQDVADARANLVLHHPALAALGGRTYAAWNPLVPLLCAGPWSADVAPVFAALGRKARSLAPAPRRP from the coding sequence ATGGCGAGAGCGGAGCGCATGGTGTTTTCCCCTGATGACGAGTGGCAGATAGGCGCGACGGCGCGGCTGTGCAAGGGAGCCGGCGTCACGATGGCGTGCCGGATCGTATCGGCGGCGCTAGTATTTTTCTGCATTAGCGCAAGTGTTGCCGCCGCGCCGCAGCGTGTCGTTTCGACCAACCTCTGCACCGACGAATATGTCTTCCGCCTCGCGGAACGCGGACATATTGCTGCGCTGTCTTTCGAGGCCGGCGACCGCCATCCGGTGGTCTCGACCATCGCGGGCAAGGTCCGCGGCATCCCGCAAATCCGTCCCTCGGCCGAGACGGTGCTGAACTATCGCCCCGACCTGGTGGTGATGTTCGCCGGCACGCTGCCCCGGCTGCGGGCGGTGCTCGACGACCTGCATGTGCCGGTGCTGGAAGTGCCTTACGACGACTCGCTGGCGGCGATCCGGCGGACGACAAGCCGGCTGGGCGAGGCGCTCGGCGCGCGGGAGCGGGCGGCGGCGCTGCTCGCGCGCATGGACGGCGAACTGGCGGCGGCGCGCCGCGCGGCGCCGCGGCCGTCCGTCCGTACACTGATCTATGAGCCGAACGGCTATGCGACCTCCGGACCGGTGACGGAGGAGTTGATGGCCATCGCCGGGCTGGCCGACGCGGCGCCGGGCTATGCCCCGACGCGCAGCGGGCGCATCCCGGTGGAAGAGGTGATCGCGGCGGCGCCGGAGCTGCTGATCTACAGCGGCCAGCAGGACGTGGCGGACGCGCGCGCCAATCTGGTGCTGCACCATCCGGCGCTGGCGGCGCTGGGCGGGCGCACCTATGCGGCGTGGAATCCGCTGGTGCCGCTGCTCTGCGCCGGGCCGTGGTCCGCCGACGTGGCGCCGGTCTTCGCCGCGCTGGGGCGCAAGGCGCGGTCGCTTGCGCCCGCGCCGCGCCGCCCCTAA
- a CDS encoding iron ABC transporter permease, with the protein MDGTVLATTGVGNAARRRARATTCVLFAILAVAFFVSLLLGPSDFTSGAIFKGLFDGEGVAGIIARELRLPRAGLAVVVGAALGASGAALQGLFRNPLAEPGVTGVTSCAGLGAVVAIYFGLTVAHVFLLPLFAITGALVSAGILYLLSRRGAGAIALVLAGVAVASLATALTALALSFARNPYAMSDMVFWMMGSLKDAKPADLYFSAPLTLAGILLLLSASRGLDALTLGEEAARSLGIDVGSVRGRVVVGVALATGAATAAAGAVSFVGMVVPHVLRRFYGYEPSRLILPSALGGAVLVTVADVAIRLVAPDGQLLLGVVTAMLGAPFFFWLILRLRREA; encoded by the coding sequence GTGGACGGGACGGTATTGGCGACGACAGGCGTTGGAAACGCGGCGCGGCGGCGCGCGCGCGCCACGACTTGCGTGCTGTTCGCTATCCTCGCCGTCGCGTTTTTCGTGTCGCTGCTGCTGGGCCCTTCGGATTTCACGTCGGGCGCGATCTTCAAGGGCCTGTTCGACGGCGAGGGCGTGGCCGGCATCATCGCGCGCGAGCTGCGCCTGCCGCGCGCCGGCCTTGCGGTCGTCGTCGGCGCGGCGCTGGGCGCGAGCGGCGCGGCGCTCCAGGGCCTGTTCCGCAATCCCTTGGCCGAGCCCGGCGTGACGGGCGTCACCTCCTGCGCCGGCCTCGGGGCCGTCGTCGCGATCTATTTCGGGTTGACGGTGGCGCATGTCTTCCTGCTGCCGCTGTTCGCGATCACCGGCGCGCTGGTTTCGGCCGGCATCCTTTATCTCTTGTCGCGGCGCGGCGCCGGCGCCATCGCGCTGGTGCTGGCCGGCGTCGCGGTCGCGAGTCTCGCGACGGCGCTGACGGCGCTGGCGCTGTCCTTCGCGCGCAATCCCTATGCGATGAGCGACATGGTGTTCTGGATGATGGGCTCGCTCAAGGATGCCAAGCCGGCCGACCTGTATTTCTCCGCGCCGCTGACGCTGGCCGGCATCCTGCTGCTGCTCAGCGCCTCGCGCGGGCTGGACGCGCTGACGCTGGGCGAGGAGGCGGCGCGGAGTCTCGGCATCGATGTCGGCTCGGTGCGCGGGCGCGTGGTGGTGGGCGTGGCGCTGGCGACCGGCGCGGCGACGGCGGCGGCCGGCGCGGTCAGCTTCGTCGGCATGGTGGTGCCGCATGTGCTCAGGCGATTCTACGGCTACGAGCCGTCGCGGCTGATCCTGCCCTCGGCGCTCGGCGGCGCCGTGCTGGTGACGGTGGCCGATGTCGCAATAAGGCTGGTCGCGCCGGACGGACAGCTCCTGCTCGGCGTCGTGACCGCGATGCTGGGCGCGCCGTTCTTCTTCTGGCTGATCCTCCGCCTACGGAGGGAAGCGTGA
- a CDS encoding ABC transporter ATP-binding protein yields MSAAVVYEAVSAAYGARAVLDRVSASFARGAVTGIVGPNGAGKTTLLRVALGLMMPSGGSVRILDRPLEDWSRAALARTLAYLPQGSDAHWPVLARELVTLGRLPHRAPFAPLSAEDGRAIDAALERCDARGFAGRRMDELSAGERARVLFARALATGAPVLLADEPAAYLDPAHQLRLMNLLREEAARGSAVAVTLHDLSLASRHCDEIVVLGAGRAVAQGAPRAALSDATLAQVFGIAAERGPNGTVSAIRLL; encoded by the coding sequence GTGAGCGCGGCCGTCGTCTACGAGGCGGTGTCGGCGGCCTATGGCGCGCGCGCCGTGCTCGACCGGGTGAGCGCGAGCTTCGCGCGCGGCGCCGTGACCGGGATCGTGGGACCCAACGGCGCCGGCAAGACGACGCTGCTGCGCGTGGCGCTCGGGCTGATGATGCCGAGCGGCGGAAGCGTGCGTATCCTGGACCGCCCGCTGGAAGACTGGTCGCGCGCCGCGCTGGCCCGGACGCTGGCCTATCTGCCGCAAGGCTCCGACGCGCATTGGCCGGTGCTGGCGCGCGAATTGGTGACGCTCGGCCGCCTGCCGCACCGCGCGCCCTTCGCGCCGCTCTCGGCCGAGGACGGCCGCGCCATCGACGCCGCGCTGGAACGCTGCGACGCGCGCGGTTTCGCGGGGCGGCGGATGGACGAATTGTCGGCGGGCGAGCGCGCCCGCGTGCTTTTCGCCCGCGCCCTGGCGACCGGCGCGCCGGTGCTGCTGGCCGACGAGCCGGCCGCCTATCTCGATCCGGCGCACCAGCTAAGGCTGATGAACCTGCTGCGCGAGGAAGCGGCGCGCGGCAGCGCGGTGGCGGTGACGCTGCACGATCTGTCGCTCGCCTCGCGCCATTGCGACGAGATCGTGGTGCTCGGCGCCGGCCGGGCGGTGGCGCAAGGCGCGCCGCGGGCGGCGCTGTCCGACGCGACGCTGGCGCAGGTCTTCGGCATCGCGGCGGAACGCGGGCCGAACGGAACTGTGAGCGCGATCCGCCTGCTGTGA
- the ppk2 gene encoding polyphosphate kinase 2: MTKPKIDKGDYRRELRELQIELVKLQRHLLKENTRVLVIVEGRDGAGKDGTIKRLIEHMSPRDTRVHAPGKPSDREETQWYFQRFIPFLPSADEFVVFNRSWYNRAGVERVMGFATEEQVEEFLEGVVPFEKMLVRDGIALRKYYLDISKKEQEKRLEARLDNPLKQWKSSPIDAQATKKWHAYSKARDAMFARTSHPNAPWRIVRSDTKKIARLAFLRDLLGSFDYPHKDKGLTRADPDVLFVWSAAAREEGLIAK, from the coding sequence ATGACCAAGCCGAAGATCGACAAGGGCGACTATCGCCGCGAACTTCGCGAATTGCAGATCGAGCTCGTCAAGCTGCAGCGCCATCTGCTGAAGGAGAACACCCGCGTGCTCGTCATCGTCGAGGGCCGCGACGGCGCCGGCAAGGACGGCACGATCAAGCGGCTGATCGAGCATATGAGCCCGCGCGACACCCGCGTCCACGCGCCGGGCAAGCCGTCGGACCGCGAGGAGACCCAATGGTATTTCCAGCGCTTCATCCCGTTCCTGCCGAGCGCCGACGAATTCGTGGTCTTCAACCGCTCCTGGTACAACCGCGCCGGCGTCGAGCGCGTGATGGGCTTCGCGACCGAGGAACAGGTCGAGGAATTCCTCGAAGGCGTCGTGCCGTTCGAGAAGATGCTGGTGCGCGACGGCATCGCGCTGCGCAAATACTATCTCGACATCTCCAAGAAGGAGCAGGAGAAGCGGCTGGAGGCGCGGCTCGACAATCCGCTCAAGCAGTGGAAGTCCTCGCCGATCGACGCGCAGGCGACGAAGAAATGGCACGCCTATTCCAAGGCGCGCGACGCGATGTTCGCGCGCACCAGCCATCCCAACGCGCCGTGGCGGATCGTGCGCAGCGACACCAAGAAGATCGCGCGGCTGGCCTTCCTGCGCGACCTGCTGGGATCGTTCGACTATCCGCACAAGGACAAGGGCCTGACGCGCGCCGATCCGGACGTGCTGTTCGTGTGGTCCGCGGCGGCCAGGGAAGAGGGCCTGATCGCCAAATGA
- the cysA gene encoding sulfate ABC transporter ATP-binding protein: MSLVIEKVQKRFGDFQALGGVSLDVPDGTFLALLGPSGSGKTTLLRILGGLEHADLGHVAFAGLDWLTIPARERRAGFVFQQYALFKHMTVAKNIAFGLDVRPRRSRPTRAEIKRRVEELLSLVQLEGLGQRYPSQLSGGQRQRVALARALAIEPRMLLLDEPFGALDAKVRKELRVWLRGLHERLGLTTVFVTHDQDEALELGDLVAVMNEGRIEQVAAPAVLRAKPATPFVAEFLESARGHAPVPRAANVVALHHP, encoded by the coding sequence ATGTCGCTCGTGATCGAAAAGGTGCAGAAGCGCTTCGGCGATTTCCAGGCGCTGGGCGGCGTCAGCCTGGACGTTCCCGACGGCACCTTCCTCGCGCTGCTCGGTCCCTCCGGTTCGGGCAAGACGACGCTGCTGCGCATCCTGGGCGGTCTGGAGCATGCCGATCTCGGCCATGTCGCCTTCGCCGGGCTCGACTGGCTGACCATCCCCGCGCGCGAGCGGCGGGCCGGCTTCGTCTTCCAGCAATACGCGCTCTTCAAGCACATGACGGTCGCGAAAAACATCGCCTTCGGTCTCGACGTGCGGCCGCGCCGCAGCCGGCCGACGCGCGCCGAGATCAAGCGCCGCGTCGAGGAATTGCTCTCCCTCGTCCAGCTCGAGGGCCTCGGCCAGCGCTATCCCAGCCAGCTCTCCGGCGGCCAGCGCCAGCGCGTCGCGCTCGCCCGCGCCCTCGCCATCGAGCCGCGCATGCTCCTGCTCGACGAGCCGTTCGGCGCGCTCGACGCCAAGGTGCGCAAGGAGCTGCGCGTCTGGCTGCGCGGCCTGCACGAAAGGCTGGGACTGACCACCGTGTTCGTCACCCACGACCAGGACGAGGCGCTCGAACTGGGCGATCTGGTGGCGGTGATGAACGAGGGCCGCATCGAGCAGGTCGCCGCCCCGGCCGTGCTGCGCGCCAAGCCGGCGACGCCCTTCGTCGCGGAGTTCCTGGAATCCGCGCGCGGCCACGCGCCGGTGCCGCGCGCCGCCAACGTCGTCGCCCTGCATCATCCGTAG